One Paraglaciecola mesophila genomic region harbors:
- the purU gene encoding formyltetrahydrofolate deformylase, whose translation MEQTLRLVIDCPDQVGLVASVSQFLAQHNATIVEASHHTDLQTGRFFMRHEICTNSLTMDIEQIRLAFTQIADKYSMNWKLVDSSKKPRMALLASHESHCLMDLLHRWHSKELNCEIPCIIANHPQMKQFADWHSIPFHWIDFKTLGKEAAFAQISQLLKQYNIDLTVLARFMQILPDSLCKELAGRAINIHHSFLPSFAGAKPYQQAYDRGVKLIGATCHYVTSDLDEGPIIEQEVMRISHSDSAQDMVRKGKNCEKTALANGVRYHLEDRVIIHRSKTVVFA comes from the coding sequence ATGGAACAAACATTAAGACTGGTCATCGATTGCCCAGACCAAGTTGGCCTTGTCGCCAGCGTAAGCCAATTTTTAGCTCAACATAACGCCACCATTGTAGAAGCTAGCCACCATACTGACTTGCAAACGGGGCGCTTTTTTATGCGCCATGAAATTTGCACCAATTCGCTTACTATGGATATTGAGCAAATTCGTCTGGCTTTTACCCAAATCGCCGACAAATACTCGATGAATTGGAAGCTGGTAGATTCAAGCAAAAAGCCAAGAATGGCCTTGTTAGCCAGTCATGAATCTCATTGTCTAATGGACTTATTACACCGCTGGCACAGCAAAGAGCTGAACTGTGAGATCCCATGCATTATTGCCAATCATCCACAAATGAAACAATTTGCTGATTGGCATAGCATTCCATTTCATTGGATTGATTTCAAAACCTTAGGAAAAGAGGCTGCATTTGCTCAAATTAGTCAACTACTGAAGCAATACAATATTGATTTAACGGTACTTGCCCGTTTCATGCAAATTCTGCCTGACTCCTTATGCAAAGAATTAGCTGGGCGAGCGATTAATATTCATCACAGCTTTTTGCCTTCATTTGCTGGTGCAAAACCTTATCAGCAAGCCTATGACAGAGGTGTGAAATTAATCGGAGCAACCTGTCATTATGTAACTAGTGACTTAGATGAAGGGCCGATTATTGAACAAGAAGTCATGCGTATTAGCCATAGTGATTCAGCACAAGACATGGTTCGTAAAGGCAAAAATTGTGAAAAAACAGCATTAGCCAATGGTGTTCGTTATCATTTAGAAGATAGAGTGATTATTCACCGCTCTAAAACTGTCGTATTTGCCTAA
- a CDS encoding paraquat-inducible protein A: protein MKRHVAFALNIIAIGLFIPGITLPMFALNMEMSALLNAAGISSTLIDKELSILNTVQELWEGDRFLVAALIFLFSVCVPILKTILMSLAYFTRNLNVRRSLAQFVSAIGKWSMADVFVVAVFLAILSTNHADTLSQETLTLFGFTLGIDISTQTLSAAGDGFFYFVGYCLLSLLASHIATSPYTLKRLDNES from the coding sequence TTGAAACGACACGTAGCATTCGCATTAAATATTATTGCTATTGGGCTATTTATCCCCGGCATTACCCTCCCCATGTTTGCATTAAACATGGAAATGTCAGCCCTGTTAAACGCGGCCGGTATTTCATCCACATTAATAGACAAAGAACTATCTATCCTCAATACGGTGCAAGAATTATGGGAAGGAGATCGCTTTCTTGTTGCAGCACTTATTTTTTTATTTTCTGTATGCGTCCCAATACTAAAAACGATATTGATGAGTTTGGCTTACTTTACCCGCAATCTAAACGTCCGAAGAAGCCTAGCTCAGTTTGTATCAGCAATAGGAAAATGGTCGATGGCAGACGTTTTTGTCGTGGCCGTGTTTTTAGCGATTTTATCCACCAACCATGCTGATACCTTATCTCAAGAAACCCTTACGCTATTCGGTTTTACCTTAGGCATTGATATCAGTACTCAAACGCTTTCTGCAGCTGGCGACGGCTTTTTCTATTTTGTTGGTTATTGTTTACTCTCGTTACTTGCCAGCCATATCGCTACATCTCCTTATACATTGAAGCGACTCGATAATGAGTCATAA
- a CDS encoding catalase, whose product MTNKPRLTTSAGAPVPSNQTSKSAGARGPLLLTDYQLIEKLAHQNRERIPERAVHAKGWGLKGKFTVTHDISQYSCAKLFSQIGKTTEVLSRWSTVAGESGAADTERDVRGFSLKFYTEEGNWDMVGNNTPVFFIRDGFKFPDFIRTQKRHPKTNLRSPEAMFDFWAAQPECVHQVTILMSDRGIPVNPMYMNGYGSHTFSMWNKNGERHWVKFHFKTQQGHKHYTNAEAEALTGKTREAYQEDLYNAIEEGNFPKWTMYIQVMPELDAEKQPFNPFDITKIWPHADFPLIEVGELEMNENPENYFQMVENAAYSPSNVVPGIGYSPDKMLQARVFSYADAHRYRLGTHYEALPANAAKASNVQHYHKDGAMRFFTNDFGNPDAYYEPNQHNGPVADASVEEPPLRIDGDAARYDQVESDADYVQPRALYEMFSAEQKQRLYDNYAAAMGPCSPAVKERWYAVLEKVHPDYAKGVCQANEKLDSDTNAVPITDDTPAR is encoded by the coding sequence ATGACAAATAAGCCGAGATTAACCACCAGTGCAGGTGCGCCAGTGCCTTCAAACCAAACGTCTAAATCAGCCGGAGCGCGAGGCCCTTTACTGCTTACTGATTACCAGTTGATAGAAAAACTTGCTCATCAAAATCGCGAGCGCATTCCAGAACGTGCGGTACACGCAAAAGGTTGGGGATTAAAAGGAAAATTCACCGTTACTCATGATATTAGCCAATACTCTTGCGCCAAATTATTCTCACAAATTGGTAAAACAACGGAAGTACTAAGCCGTTGGTCAACCGTAGCTGGCGAATCAGGAGCCGCAGATACGGAGCGTGATGTACGTGGTTTTAGTCTTAAGTTTTACACCGAAGAAGGTAATTGGGACATGGTAGGAAACAATACTCCTGTGTTCTTTATTCGTGACGGCTTCAAGTTCCCTGACTTTATTCGCACACAAAAAAGACATCCTAAAACAAACCTTCGTTCCCCTGAGGCAATGTTTGATTTCTGGGCTGCCCAGCCGGAATGCGTACATCAAGTGACCATTCTCATGTCTGACCGCGGGATCCCAGTAAACCCTATGTATATGAATGGTTATGGTAGTCATACTTTTAGTATGTGGAATAAAAACGGCGAACGTCATTGGGTTAAATTCCATTTTAAGACTCAGCAGGGACATAAGCACTATACCAATGCTGAGGCTGAAGCACTTACCGGTAAAACTCGAGAGGCGTATCAAGAGGATTTGTATAACGCCATTGAGGAAGGTAACTTTCCCAAATGGACCATGTACATTCAAGTGATGCCTGAGCTGGACGCGGAAAAGCAGCCCTTCAACCCTTTCGATATTACCAAGATTTGGCCTCATGCTGACTTCCCATTAATCGAAGTAGGTGAGCTAGAGATGAATGAAAACCCTGAAAACTACTTTCAGATGGTTGAGAATGCTGCTTACAGTCCGTCTAATGTGGTGCCTGGCATAGGTTACAGCCCAGATAAAATGCTGCAAGCACGTGTGTTTTCCTATGCTGATGCCCACCGTTATCGCCTGGGGACACACTATGAAGCATTGCCAGCAAACGCGGCGAAAGCATCTAACGTGCAGCATTATCATAAAGACGGTGCGATGCGTTTCTTTACCAATGATTTTGGTAACCCAGATGCTTATTACGAACCGAATCAGCATAATGGACCAGTGGCAGATGCCAGTGTCGAAGAGCCGCCTTTGCGCATTGACGGTGATGCTGCGCGCTATGATCAAGTTGAAAGCGATGCTGATTACGTACAACCTCGCGCTTTGTATGAAATGTTCAGTGCAGAACAAAAACAACGCCTTTATGATAATTATGCTGCTGCAATGGGGCCATGTTCACCAGCAGTTAAAGAACGTTGGTATGCGGTACTTGAGAAAGTGCACCCTGATTATGCGAAAGGCGTGTGTCAGGCCAATGAAAAGCTAGACAGTGACACGAACGCTGTACCGATCACGGATGATACCCCGGCACGATAA
- a CDS encoding diguanylate cyclase has translation MAAIFTKYNRPGCIQGTMLTSIVYLLLSGLLAIFVHLTLDKVIQAQANAAQEVNISGQQRMLLQRASLFATAYLYSEDMAAKQTSLQALGAMQANHQQLLEPHYKALKSGSISPLSTELQALYFTIDNNVSDQLNAFSEQIYSVLNRQIDQGTTKLDAKALMEMAYTPLLNRLNEVVYQYESQNKVRISTLKLVQFVVFWLIVAMMFIGLLFIVFKARKQRTRTTISDILQVDVEQSNPMFNHKAFELSASKLIATARRHNETMSILAFDIDRFSRILTHQGHDMAENVLSHVAQGLLMMSRESDYLGRVADDKFVLLLPKTSAAQALCLANKIRTFFNDTHAQGAPNGMHISVSIGVTELEKEDSMLQHIISRAESALRRKVNQGSGRVCMA, from the coding sequence ATGGCGGCAATCTTTACTAAGTATAATCGACCTGGTTGTATACAAGGAACTATGCTGACAAGCATCGTTTATTTATTACTGAGTGGATTGTTGGCCATATTCGTGCATCTAACATTGGATAAAGTTATCCAGGCGCAAGCAAATGCTGCCCAAGAGGTGAACATAAGTGGGCAGCAACGCATGTTGTTACAGCGTGCCAGTTTATTTGCCACAGCCTATTTATACAGCGAAGACATGGCAGCTAAGCAAACTAGCTTGCAAGCGTTAGGTGCGATGCAAGCGAATCATCAACAATTGCTTGAACCACATTATAAGGCCCTTAAAAGTGGTTCAATATCACCTTTGTCAACTGAGTTGCAAGCGTTGTATTTCACAATAGATAACAATGTAAGTGATCAGCTCAATGCATTTTCTGAGCAGATTTATTCCGTGTTAAATCGACAGATTGACCAAGGTACAACTAAGTTAGATGCAAAAGCCCTGATGGAAATGGCATACACGCCTTTACTGAATCGCCTAAATGAGGTGGTTTACCAATACGAAAGTCAAAATAAGGTGAGAATAAGCACATTAAAACTAGTGCAATTCGTGGTGTTTTGGCTGATCGTCGCAATGATGTTTATTGGCCTACTGTTTATTGTGTTTAAAGCTAGAAAGCAGCGAACACGTACGACTATTTCAGATATCTTACAGGTTGATGTAGAGCAATCGAATCCTATGTTTAATCATAAGGCATTTGAATTATCTGCATCTAAACTTATTGCTACTGCGCGCAGACACAACGAAACAATGAGTATATTGGCTTTTGATATAGATCGCTTCTCAAGAATACTCACTCACCAGGGGCATGACATGGCTGAGAATGTATTATCCCATGTGGCGCAAGGCTTGTTAATGATGTCACGGGAATCTGATTATCTTGGGCGCGTTGCCGATGATAAATTTGTGCTACTCCTGCCGAAAACGTCAGCGGCACAAGCGTTATGCTTGGCGAATAAAATTCGCACGTTTTTTAACGACACCCATGCCCAGGGGGCACCAAATGGTATGCATATTTCTGTGAGTATAGGAGTAACAGAGTTAGAAAAAGAAGACAGTATGCTACAGCATATTATTTCTCGCGCTGAAAGTGCCTTGAGAAGAAAAGTAAATCAAGGTAGTGGCAGGGTGTGTATGGCTTAA
- a CDS encoding outer membrane beta-barrel protein, translated as MKCIKIGLGLGLSLALGQAAWAQTASSVQEESLLPKLASKSLCVVDDDCLFENWYVQASLGYASGASSEQSIYNEAQSIGFEVYDIDVDDSRTAFKLGVGTSLSEKFSLEFGYTDLGEVSTAFTTTTIEPEKFLDLARAIHPESVEGFTASLNYQFWRHQDWFFNVRGGLYIWESEYDSREVFSDTPLPSLDGEEGLDLYLGVGANYRLSKRFQVNVEWERYYLESDDVDLFTLGVSYHFH; from the coding sequence ATGAAGTGCATAAAAATAGGGTTAGGCCTGGGGTTATCGCTAGCGTTAGGGCAGGCCGCTTGGGCGCAAACTGCGAGTTCAGTGCAGGAAGAGTCCCTGTTGCCGAAACTTGCCTCAAAATCACTGTGTGTGGTTGACGACGATTGTTTGTTTGAGAACTGGTATGTACAAGCAAGTTTAGGCTACGCGTCAGGGGCTAGTTCAGAACAAAGTATCTATAACGAGGCGCAAAGCATCGGCTTTGAAGTGTATGACATTGATGTGGATGACTCTCGAACTGCGTTTAAATTGGGCGTCGGCACATCTTTGAGTGAGAAATTCAGTTTAGAATTTGGGTACACGGATTTAGGAGAGGTGAGCACGGCGTTTACTACGACCACCATTGAGCCAGAGAAATTCCTTGATCTGGCTAGGGCCATCCATCCTGAATCAGTAGAGGGTTTTACCGCTAGCCTAAATTATCAATTTTGGCGTCATCAAGACTGGTTTTTTAATGTGCGTGGGGGGCTATATATATGGGAAAGTGAATACGATTCTCGCGAGGTATTCAGTGACACCCCATTACCTTCACTGGATGGCGAAGAAGGTCTTGACCTGTATTTAGGAGTCGGCGCGAATTACCGTTTATCAAAACGTTTTCAAGTGAATGTGGAATGGGAGAGATACTACCTTGAAAGTGACGACGTGGATTTATTTACCTTAGGCGTGAGTTACCACTTTCATTAA